The DNA segment GGGCGTCTTCGCCCCTTCCGCGGCTTACCGCTTGGAGAACTGGAACCGTTTCCGCGCCCCCGGCTGGCCGTACTTTTTCCGCTCCTTGATCCGCGCGTCGCGGGTCAGGAACCCCGCGCGCTTCAACTGCGTCCGCAGCTCGGGGTTCTCGATCTGCAGCGCCTTCGCGATGCCGAATTTGAGCGACTCGGCCTGGGACATGGGGCCGCCGCCGCCGATGTTCACGTCGACGTCGATGCTCGTGCGCTTTCCGACCAGGACCAGGGGCTGCGTCGCGACCGCGCGGAGCGCC comes from the Deltaproteobacteria bacterium genome and includes:
- the rpsI gene encoding 30S ribosomal protein S9 — protein: MAQARIYATGKRKTAVARVYIKAGSGRITVNGREFEEYFPVLALRAVATQPLVLVGKRTSIDVDVNIGGGGPMSQAESLKFGIAKALQIENPELRTQLKRAGFLTRDARIKERKKYGQPGARKRFQFSKR